ATATGTAAACtggaacgaatttcgtttgttttttaTAGCAATGacacaaaagaaatgctactttatttggttcatgaaaagttcaaattagattgcatgaatatgtaggtactggtaggtacctacattgtaatgtacatttagactcagaaggatataataagaataagtacttagtatacATAGGGCAGGTAGGTACTTTCGCAATCAGATACATCGGAGCGGCCatggtgctcacaaatatctgaacacgcctctattgtcaaggcgttagagacCTACGTTTTCTGTACACTGTAATCGCTACTTGGATACTGAAAAttgttgcaattttttttttcgatataggAGGCTAACGAGCGGACGAATCGTCTGGTAAGCAATTACTGTAGACCACGGatacctgcaacaccagaggggttgcaggACTtgcagtggcctattttataaagctacaagttacaatttataggcggaagtctcgttctaacacatagggttagaaagagacttccgcttgtaaattgtaacttgtagctttataaaatggGCCACAGGTGCGACGTGCGTTACCGGCCGCTAAAATGGGAGTACGCTTTTACTTGAAGGTTACGAGCAGCCTACAGAAAATGCCtattttgctcgacttggcgggggctcagccatgtcagataaacacTGAATTACTTACTTGaggaatacaaataaatttgCTATCCCACCATTTACAAGTCATATTAAGGTGCAACAAATTCCGAATTCAAAtgtttttttaaccgacttctatTCCAAGAAGGAGGCTTCTGTATTTGGATCACCGATTATTCCCCTATGGTCCGATTTgaatgattatttttttgtttgacggaAGTTACATCCAAGGTCCCATATTTATttggttataattataatctgATTATgcgatccatgaggaattgagggaactcctcaatctTTCAAGGCAAAGTAAATATcctctcgaaaaccaccaatttgatgaagtgaacCTTAGCAGTTTTTTGATGGAAATCATCGCTGATGATAATTtctttactttttagggttccgtacccaaaaggtaaaacgggaccctattactaagacttcgctgtccgtccgtctgtccgtccgtccgtccgtccgtccgtctgtctgtcaccaggctgtatctcacgaaccgtgatagctagacagttgaaattttcacagatgatgtatttctgttgccgctataacaacaaatactaaaaacagaataaaataaagatttaaatggggctcccatacaacaaacgtgatttttgaccaaagttaagcaacgtcgggcgtggtcagtacttggatgggtgaccgttttttttttgcattttttccgttttttttttcattatggtacggaacccttcgtgcgcgagtccgactcgcacttgaccggtttttatgTATTATCCAACTCACTTAGTTTTCCAATGACCTCCAAAGCATTCTCAGCCTTAATTTTCTTGAACTGCTTCCCAAAGAACGACATGGCGACCGTTTTGCTCTTCCGATGAACCTGAACAACCTACATTTCAGAAGAACACTTGCTTATATAAAGTAATATTAAtctgtatttatttgtttattgcgTGCGTGCAGAGAcaagataataataaaaacagtcAATGTTCCGATCCGATTGTTCCATATCACCAGAAGGGCAGATTTGAAATAGTTATTATGACCCATAGTTCATAATAAGAATGGGAGTCGTCTCTGCTATtggacatggtataataatatactccgcctccctagtagcattttcgttggggcccacggtgccaacggtagggaaaacgttgggatgaggttcgttccgtagccaacattaaaatttgtattggcccaccatcgcatttaccaacattcgctgtggcacagatgcccaacaatgggcctttgtgtattttggtaccgttggctaaacaacgataatattcgttggcccaatggtgacaaataccccatttaccaacattggctgtggcacggatgcccaacaatgggcctttgtgtattttggtaacgttggctaatcaacgatatcatccgatggcccaatgatgacaaatatcgaatttaccaacattggctgtggcactgatgcccaacaacgggcctttgtgtattttggtaacgttggctaatcaacgatatcatccgatggcccaatgatgacaaatatcgaatttaccaacattggctgtggcactgatgcccaacaacgggcctttgtgtattttggtaccgttggctaaacaacgataatgttcgttggcccaatggtgacaaataccgcatttaccaacattggctgtggcacggatgcccaacaacgggcctttgtgtattttggtaacgttggctaaacaacgataatattagttgtcccaatgatgacatatatcgcatttaccaacattggcagtggcagtgatgcccaacaatgggcctttgtgtattttgctaccgttcgctaaacaacgataacattcgttggcccaatggtgacaaataccgcatttaccaacattggctgtggcacggaagcccaacaatgggcctttgtgtatattggtaacgttggctaatcaacgatatcatccaatggcccaatgatgacaaatatcgcatttaccaacattggctgtggcactgatgcccaacaacgggcctttgtgtattttggtaacgttggctaaacaacgataatattagttggcccaataatgacatatatcgcatttaccaacattggctgtggcactgatgcccaacaatgggcctttgtgtattttggtaacgttggctaatcaacgataatattcgttggcccaatggtgacaaatatcgcatttaccaacattggctgtagcattgttgcccaacaatgggcctttgtgtattttggtaacgttggctaatcaacgatatcatccgatggtccactgatgacaaatatcgcatttaccaacattggctgtggcactgatgcccaacaatgggcctttgtttactttggtaacgttggctaatcaacgatatcatccgatggcccaatgacgacaaatgtcgcatttaacaacattggctgtggagctttgcttgtggcgtcactagatggcgttactgtctccaaacatcgaagttatagttattttctcgattattccgtatataatcataatatttttttaaagtaacttataaatctaatagctataactataaaatttatacattaattttaaaaattgcattttaccaacattttctcaatttaaatctcaaaaaacataaatctcgcttacgaagttttgaagtgcggttagtatatatacaaattagagtgtatagtaagtgtacttgcttcggcagtacatatactaaaattggaacgatacagagaagattaacaacaactgctgcctaggaCCTTCATGTGGgtatacaaccaatgcctaccgtagcgtaattgtaatatttatcagcaaaggcccaacgtcgtattacacaaccacttacctaACGTAgagtaactgtaggactcgtaaacaaatgcccattacataattagactgtaggcccactataaattacacaactatttacctatggtagtattgtaagaatcctacacaaggcccaacgttaaagttacaatgttggccctttgtgggacaagctgtgttgggcctccaacctggtgcacgactacctaccgacctacctgacttgccgttgggtaattgttgaatttgcaaacagaagcacaacgaaaaaattgccctttttttatttttttgcagttggccctacagcaagccatacggccaaatgtaacaattaaccaaccatcaaacaaatgtgtataggcccaaccacggcccaaccaaaaccacaaccgttgaataattgtatgatttatttaaataggcccaacgaaaaaattactctaatggccctctgttgggaatcttcaggagggcctttgtcgagggccctccagcaaatcgtacggccaaatgtaacaattaaccaaccatcaaacaaatgtgtataggcccaaccacggcccaaccaaaaccaccaccgttgaataattgtatgatttatttaaataggcccaacgaaacaattactcttatggccctctgttgggaatctttgggagggcctttgtcgagggccctccagcaaatcgtacggccaaatataacggttgcccaactaatacgtaaacaaaggcccaaccaaatccctacaagaaaatgctattagggctggtactctcttccgaccatgtgactgacacaagcctacgtcatcatgcgacagcgctatataatagtatgcaatagcgctatacaaagtggcaatgttattgtgacgtaggcttgtgtcactctgggaagagaagaccatgttttattagactatgctatTGGAGCTAGGTGAGCGACTGATCTGGAGGGCCTAGCCAAGAAACAATAGgtatattatgacttaaaactttatgtgaaacaaagggacccccatttcaggtgatagatagaatactctttattggcacacctcagtaaaaagaaacaaaagaaaAGTAACAATTGATTAACAGGTGATCTTGTTTCTTAACATTTACTTtacgtacagtcagctgcaataACATGTTACGAAAcggaggccgcaaaaatatctgacacgatcttatttgtagagccataagagcgtgtcacatatttttgcggccttcgaagagtaacatattatcgcAGGTGACTCTATTACAGCTACGCTACGGATGCTCGTCGTGAACTAACTATTCATGTTAGGTACCTATTGGAGAACTCCaatctttattatttacatgTAGGTATCTAGTATTAATCCatattttctgtttttcttgtGTTTATTGCTTGTAATCCAGGTACTTTGTACTGTGATAGCCGAAGATTAGCCTATGTTGCATCCGTGACACATACGTATCTGTAGGTCCTATCTGTGGTTATACAATGATATTTAATCAAGAACCTGGATATTGACTAATACTACTATTTAGATAAATAGGTGGTCGCAAACAATGTTATCTTACGTGTACCTGCCTACTtgattgaaataaataataaaatagtattattacaaaaaaagacgatgtacctactacctaggtatgTTAGGAGTGTGCGGTAAAACCCGATAAGTCGAACTAGGTAGGTATGTGTGACGTGCGTAGATAAGAGTTgttatttaaccttttcgacgccgtatcaaacacaaaagctgtcaatcGGACGCCATGTCACcaaagcacagaataagtaataaaactgaaattgaactttatgcctatgcacgtaggtctatgttgttctgtggtctgtgaccgattaatccgtctttggcgttggacctgcggtgcggatatatcggtcattggcgtccaaaaggttaaatgaCAAAATATCTAGACTTCTCGGGCCCATCCCTCGAATTTATTATTGTATTCTGATGGCGATGGGATGGCCacggtgtcggtttttcgtccgcacatcaAACGTAGTGGGTCAGCGATGGTGCGTACGCATACACGTGGCCCATTCCATAGTGCATGCTCTCATCCATCGCATGGCGATCTCGCTGGTCcagctgggccatcgtgtacaGGAGCTATAACATCACCTATGCATTCAGTACAAATATTTTGATGCCAACTGTATTTTAAGATTTATAATAAAACAAccaaattacaaattttatGTGTATTAAGTTggtaaaaaataagtatttaaatgTAGGTCACAAAACAAACAGATTGGATTCTCTGGTTCTAGTTCTTTCCTCGCTATAAGACCACATGCAGAACAACTAAGGTAGTCACTGGATTCTATCGGAGTCAGAGTCAAGCcacaaaacatatttatatgGCCATTTGCACATGAGAATCCTTTAAGGTTCTCGTCACAACATTGGCATGTGTACTCAAAATTGTCGTTAACATTATCAAAACCTGAAGGCACCAACTCGGCAAGGTTTTTCTTATACTTGTCACAATAATACTTGATATAATTCTTGGCACATGAGTATGTTTGTGTATCTAAATCGGTCAAAACTTCACTGTTTTGTTTTGTTCTGCAAACATCTGAAAATTCTGAAATCATCCTTTTTGCATGTAAAGCAAAAATCCACTCCTTCGTTACCTCTAGAGAAGTCTCTAGAAGACAGCCGCTGGAGTTATTCTTAAGAAGGTTTTTTAAAGTATGGTAATAATTCAAAAGAATTAAATACAACTTATTTccatacatattttgattaaagtAAAGTTGACTATAGTCTACCGCAGGCAGTGTTTTTAGTCTCAAGGCTTTACATCTTAGTAGTTCCAAGCAATCCCAATAATCGGTCAGCTTTTCTGTCGGGTTTTCAAGAAGTAATGCCAATTCTCTTCCGTAACTTTCTTCTTCACAAAGGAAAATAACATCTAGTGTGATATTTTCTTTTCTAAACATTATCTTTCTGTTGCGAACAGCTAAAGCACATATAACACTGTTTTTGGAAAAACCAAGTCCGCATAAATCATGATTAGCTAAATTCTCTTTAAATGTTTTCTCTTCCACAATCACGTTTAGCGTTCCATCTGTAAGCATGATGTCAACTTTGTATATTGAACAGTTTATTGTACCTATGTAGAAATATTTGTTAGTTTCAGATATAACTGTAATTTTATAATCATTCAGGTTGTTTAAATATTCTGATAGTTTATTACAAGTATCATCTATCAGCAGGACAAGTAAATGTCTATGCTTATTGCagattaatattattttgtcATTAATAACTCTGTATTTTAGGTGCCTAACAACCATTCTGTCCTTATGCGGCCATGGGCAGTCACAGTTAATTAATTTAGGACAATTATTCTCCCATTGGTATTTGTAAACATACAACTGCCCAAATATATTTGCCGATACTAATAGAaatatgtcatttgatattgGAATCCATTGCATGGTTACAATTTCATCCGCATCACAATGTTCCATTGTTAATTTTTCTATACTTATTTCATTGGCGCTTTGAAGTTTCCAGAAATGTATTTCACCATTTTTCTGTGCAGTGACAAAATTAAATGTGTCATTATATTGAGTGCCCCAACAGCAGGCACATGATTCTAATGCGTCAGCAATTTTTTTCACTTCGTCTATCTTTTGAGGTAAGTTTCCCTCAAAAGTATCTCTATATTGCTTCTCAATTATGGATGAAATATTGAGAAGACTAGAGTAACCACAGCTGGCGGGTGCAAAAAGCTCAATATTACCAACATtatttaaaattgcaataacaCTTTCATTGTTATGTACAAAATTAGGTGGTGACCACTGAACAGACACCACGCTAGCCAGCTCCTCCATCAGTTGGTCGTTGTGGGGCCACAATGCCGGGTTCAGCATCATTTGTATATAGTCTATGTTCTTAATGTTTCTTTGATCCATTATTTTCTTGGAAAACAAGCTTGTGGCCGGGCTTGTCTTTGGGCACGGGATATCAGTTAAAGTCCAATCAATTTTCTTATCCACGCATTGAACATTGTGAGTGAACTTGAAAATGGTAACAGTTTTTTCAGAGTTCAACGTTAAAATAGAATTTTCCCAGCTTAAATACGGCGTATCACCTTTATTGATGGGAATTTTCAATCGAGATATTTCACTTAAAGCAGATTGTGCCATTGTGTTGCTGATACTCTTGAAAAGTCCTCTTAAATCAGCCTTGAAATAGTCATAACGCCTGACAAAACGATACAGTAAGTACAATAACACATGACATGAGTATGAGTAACCTCAAATATTTATGTCAAAAATGACAGTTTTGATCATTTTCAGCGTTCAGAAACCTCTATACAAACACATTTAGGATTCTTAATTTAAAGCTGCTGATAAAAAGGTACTATGAAAtctattttttacaaacttataGCAAATTACAATTCTTGTCTACTTTCATTTTCTtgcaaaatttaatttatttggacTAAAATAAACTTCAAGACAAAAAGTTTCTGAACGCTCTGGTAAGATATTTGAGCCTAGCTTCAAAACGCTCAAATGTTTGTAAATTTTTTGCTTTATTAAAACTgtcttaaatataatttaaaaaatgtaactGTCATAACAAAAACACGTTTCTTTGACGTACTTTCATAGTATCTTAATATTTCAGTATTTCTGCAATTCTGCATGCATAAAAGAAAATGTAAAACCTAATATCCATCCAGAAAGTCTATAATATTGTGGTTAAAATGGGGAAGCGTGTTTATAACGCTAAGGCGCGCCAAGTTGTTAAAACTAGCATAGATAACAGCAAAACCAACGAGGTATAGGTTCTTTTTAGCTACATTCATAATGACATCCTGAACGTTATCCAAACAACTAATAATATTCTGAGTGTGATCGCTAGCTGTTTGGACTCCCCCATAGCGAGACACTGGAATAGTTTGCATGTAAATAATTGACTGAAttttaactattattattatttattttgtgtttgtaatTCCAAAATGtaccttttattttttgtgtaagactggatactttaatttttaattttattattttaatcatttttaataatttattgttttattattgtgtacgtaattttaattagtttaatttaatatggatcatctgttatctgcaataaagaattgaatatgaatatgaatatataattATTCTGATTCATATTTTCAGATCAAACTTGACTTTGCAAACAGCGAATATGGATCGCCTGATGCAAGTAACATCCTCGCTCTGCCCGCAAAGAAACGACAGACAAAAATTATCAATGAAAAGAAGGAGAAAACCCGGTTCCTTTCAAAACAGCAGAGGAAACGGCTTGAAAAGATTGTTGACAAGAAAAAGAAGAAGGAAAACGTAAGTTGTGCTCTgaattaaaagtttttttattgattgCCTGTATTTTCACAGCTgtgcagtaccgtctttaccataagggcacacggggcccgtgcccagggcccccatcctcagggggccccaaaggacagacagtaacagtatatttggtTACTCATAATGTGAGGGATACGGGCAGAGCAGCGCAAGGATCCTAGCGTTTAGGTTGCACAATTATAACGAATAAACACAGAAGTATATAAAATAGATATATTACACATGAAAACAGTACAAGCGTCAGTCAATAAGTGAAGTATCGAAAGAACATGTCAAATTCATAATATCACAACAACAAAGTAGCCAGTATAAACATTGCTTTTGATGCAAACCTCAacacataataaatagaagatcatagtagttaaatgttagtttaattcgttTTCTTTacttccaaaagggccccaaattcttatgtgcccaagggccccagcatagtttaagacggccctgcagCTGTGGCAATTTAATGTTGGGaagtaacataggtagagtctgttcggaaagagaagagtcgtgaaatgtattgggccccatccatttcacgactcttctctttccgcaccaACTCTGTACTCAAAGAAAAGGCTTCGGGGCATTAAATATCTAGTTAGTATTAGTCTCTAGGAGATATAAGCTTGTCTATCTAAAGGTTGATTTTATATACTAAAAGATACAACGCCATACAGCTCATCATCAGCCATGCATCTCGTAGTACGTGTATAGTCCTAAAAATGCTCTTAATGTCTCTTTGTTTGTGGGCGCTGGTTTACCCTGAATCTCTTCTACTTTCTCCGGAGTCGGATGGAGCCCTTCGGCGTCCAGCATATGGCCCAAAAAGGTAATACCCCGTGAAGCAAAGACGCATTTATTAACGTTTAGTCGAAAACCCAGATCTTGAAGTTTTTTCAGTACTGCATTCAACCTCTGGTTATGTTCTTCCATATTTCTCCCTGTGATGGCTACATCGTCCAGGAGACACGCGACTCCTTCCATATCTGCCAGGGTGGTAGACATGAGCCTTTGGAAGATGCCAGGCGCAGCGCTCACCCCGTAAGCCAAACGATTCACCTTCATTAGTCCGATGGGTGTATTTAGTGTTAGCAGCGTCGCGGTATCATCGTCAACCTTGAGCTGAGTGTACGCCTGCTTCAAGTCCAGTTTGCTAAATATACTTCCCCCGCTAAGCTTCACGAATGCCTCTGTCGATGTAGGGAGCGGGTATGTGTCAACATCTATTGATGCGTTAACCGTAGAACGATAGTCTCCACAGATACGCAAAGATCCGTTATCTTTCTTAACAATTCTTAAGGGAGTAGCCCACTTTGAATATTTGACTGGTGTTAATACGCCATCCTTAATCATTTGACGCAGCTCATCGTCCACTTGTTGTTTTAGTGGGAATGGTACAGGGCGCGCTTTCATGAATCGTGGCGCGGTCCCGGGTCGCACGTGCAGTGACACTGGTGGTCCCGTGTACTCTCCTAAACCCTCCATAAACAAATCTGGATATTTATTCT
The window above is part of the Cydia splendana chromosome 19, ilCydSple1.2, whole genome shotgun sequence genome. Proteins encoded here:
- the LOC134799964 gene encoding uncharacterized protein LOC134799964 yields the protein MAQSALSEISRLKIPINKGDTPYLSWENSILTLNSEKTVTIFKFTHNVQCVDKKIDWTLTDIPCPKTSPATSLFSKKIMDQRNIKNIDYIQMMLNPALWPHNDQLMEELASVVSVQWSPPNFVHNNESVIAILNNVGNIELFAPASCGYSSLLNISSIIEKQYRDTFEGNLPQKIDEVKKIADALESCACCWGTQYNDTFNFVTAQKNGEIHFWKLQSANEISIEKLTMEHCDADEIVTMQWIPISNDIFLLVSANIFGQLYVYKYQWENNCPKLINCDCPWPHKDRMVVRHLKYRVINDKIILICNKHRHLLVLLIDDTCNKLSEYLNNLNDYKITVISETNKYFYIGTINCSIYKVDIMLTDGTLNVIVEEKTFKENLANHDLCGLGFSKNSVICALAVRNRKIMFRKENITLDVIFLCEEESYGRELALLLENPTEKLTDYWDCLELLRCKALRLKTLPAVDYSQLYFNQNMYGNKLYLILLNYYHTLKNLLKNNSSGCLLETSLEVTKEWIFALHAKRMISEFSDVCRTKQNSEVLTDLDTQTYSCAKNYIKYYCDKYKKNLAELVPSGFDNVNDNFEYTCQCCDENLKGFSCANGHINMFCGLTLTPIESSDYLSCSACGLIARKELEPENPICLFCDLHLNTYFLPT